One genomic segment of Arthrobacter sp. JZ12 includes these proteins:
- a CDS encoding NUDIX domain-containing protein has product MPTPDFVLDLRSRIGHDPLWLPGAAAVVYDDDGRVLLGRRADTGQWTLITGIIDPGEHPAQAIVREVHEETGVSVEVEHLVSIDVVGPMTFPNGDVCRFLSMVFRCRYLSGEARVNDDESMEVRWFSPEDLPELNPLHRKHAETARYSTGVPDFVR; this is encoded by the coding sequence ATGCCTACACCCGATTTTGTGCTTGACCTGCGTTCAAGGATCGGTCACGACCCGCTCTGGCTGCCCGGGGCAGCTGCGGTGGTGTATGACGACGACGGCCGTGTCCTGCTCGGACGCCGCGCCGATACAGGTCAGTGGACACTCATCACCGGCATCATCGATCCCGGAGAGCATCCCGCGCAGGCGATCGTCCGGGAGGTGCACGAGGAGACCGGAGTGTCGGTCGAGGTGGAGCATCTGGTGAGCATCGACGTCGTCGGTCCCATGACCTTCCCCAACGGCGACGTCTGCCGCTTCCTGAGCATGGTCTTCCGCTGCCGCTACCTCTCAGGCGAGGCGCGCGTGAACGACGACGAGTCCATGGAAGTGCGTTGGTTCAGCCCCGAGGACCTCCCGGAGCTGAACCCTCTACACCGCAAGCACGCCGAGACGGCGCGCTATTCGACCGGCGTTCCGGACTTCGTGCGCTGA
- a CDS encoding SGNH/GDSL hydrolase family protein, with protein sequence MTLGKPRPNPVRTLIAGTAIVGLCSATTPALAAEEEPRTWSFDFGTASSPVADGWTGVAEGSRYSTEAGHGIVPVDGVSPVSRNRASDPVDPLNNDFVLGTAWGFAVDVPNGTYDVRVLSGDQLAGTSTTTTNVALEGTAAGTIKSRQAVSEQTFPATVQDGQLTIDLTGEGAGAYVNGIQITEAAEPIEEPQPEPEEPVSALAAPQSVRMSNVTADAVTLRWNEVAGATGYVVSRASTVGGPYTRVAETADRVVYLTDAVDTTKAHYYKVQARGADGLSPSSAAAVSSLSTDAPALPENGVLSLDLGNGATAAGAVRIDETTAYTTENRAGFVDVSQVSATDRGGENATRSDFVTVGDTELVVDLPNGNYTVDLIAGDAEGATDIAITAEQMAKVQRTAKNAGEYLEMAFNIAIVDGQLNLEFAGAAANLNSLVITQQTPKEAAATPTAWITGDSTVQSYTADYVPQAGWGQMIERYLSDDVTVENKAIGGRSSKNFISQGRLDEVLLNIKPGDYLFAQFGHNDNSYGVDDRWAAPGDYYEYLRTFVDGAKQRGATPVIVTPVSRRSFNAETGEFNVSFPEYVDAAKKLAAETGTPLVDLSASSRAYLNEIGPEAAKSVFLHVPAGVYANRPNGTVDDTHFQEYGAIQLARLVATDVAKLDIPLAAEVESVEPPAAVPAAPTGLVAGSVSNAGAQLTWDAVEGADIYKIFSKKADAGDDAYALVTTSTLPLAAVGGLEEGASYDLRVVAVNGRGDSAPSDAVRITTKAPLHKFDVQLQGNPLMPGYTEAHQNSLYTEELGWGWLTGGMGGRDRGINFDPAPTDLERDFLLPSPSHEFVVDVPNGSYAVKTYNGDWIGTSRSNVQIEGKDFGSSNAGRGSVSQKISQPVLVTDGQINLVMTGSSSRLNGIEITPLLLAPTGLAADDVAIDGSSVAVSLSWTGNDDAAGYRVYRKSAEASEAEAIGDVDGVSFVDTTADIGLEYTYTVVALDAAGAESVPSNAVELTTVDPDVAKAPVPTGLNLGEVNKNDVTLNWEASEGAIFYHVFRADPNADGSIGEMKLIGRADGTTFKDTGVLTTVEYVYAVAAVNAGGVSAQSETVTSPAVTTLARQAERLDRSPVAVVSDGGVYVGWRMLGLDPEEISFHVYRDGKRITTEPVTGSTNLLDTDGTGEATYRISTVVNGVERWAGEEFTVWDSQTLDVPLDKPADGVTKDGQPYSYRANDASIGDLDGDGQYEIVLKWDPSNSKDNSSGGYTGNVYVDAYELDGTRLWRIDLGKNIRAGAHYTQFQVFDLDGNGTAEVTMKTADGTVDGAGTVIGDARADYRNSGGYVLTGPEFVTVFNGATGAAVDTTDYIPARGDVGAWGDTYGNRVDRFLAGVAYLDGEKPSVVFSRGYYTRTVIAAYDFDGTELTSRWTFDSDDAGDEYRGQGNHQFSVADVDNDQKDEIIFGSMTIDDDGTALYNTGLGHGDALHVSDFDPARPGLEVFAAHENISASGGKGATYRDAATGEVIWSIPATRDTGRAAMGDIDPRHPGAEGWAVGGDAAWNSPVGQLRAANGDLIAEQIPAANFLTWWDGDLLREITDHEWTETTRTGVPTISKWNVATNSSDLLYRAEGTLTGNDTKGNPALQADLFGDWREEIVTRTDDSTALRIATTVNVTEHRLRTLQSDPVYRLGVAWQNTSYNQPPHTSYFLGEGMEKPKAPSIVYTGEEPAQGERVVPQFTPDAPVKDSLTDENQIDLGLAGQKLPRGASEVVLSNLPADEWVHVYLGSTSLGWHLVNDGGTVTVTTPEDTRPGDNRVAVLTEDREVAEQATLLGWDRLQVVGPGR encoded by the coding sequence ATGACCCTCGGTAAACCGCGCCCGAATCCGGTGCGCACCCTGATTGCAGGAACCGCAATAGTCGGTCTCTGCTCGGCGACGACGCCGGCTCTTGCGGCTGAGGAGGAGCCGCGAACCTGGTCCTTCGACTTCGGCACGGCTTCCAGCCCTGTCGCGGACGGATGGACCGGCGTTGCTGAAGGCAGCCGCTACTCCACTGAGGCCGGCCATGGGATCGTTCCGGTCGACGGAGTGTCTCCGGTCTCAAGGAACCGGGCCTCTGACCCGGTGGATCCGCTCAACAATGACTTCGTCCTCGGAACCGCTTGGGGATTCGCCGTCGACGTGCCGAACGGCACCTATGACGTCCGTGTCCTCTCCGGCGACCAGCTCGCCGGCACCAGCACGACGACGACGAACGTCGCCCTCGAAGGCACCGCCGCCGGGACCATCAAGTCCCGTCAGGCAGTGTCGGAGCAGACCTTCCCCGCCACGGTGCAGGACGGCCAGCTGACCATCGACCTGACCGGCGAGGGCGCCGGAGCCTACGTCAACGGCATCCAGATCACCGAAGCCGCCGAGCCGATCGAGGAACCGCAGCCCGAGCCGGAGGAGCCGGTATCGGCGCTTGCCGCTCCGCAGTCCGTACGCATGTCAAATGTCACCGCGGATGCCGTGACGCTGCGCTGGAACGAGGTGGCCGGCGCAACCGGCTACGTCGTCAGCCGCGCGAGCACCGTCGGCGGCCCCTACACCAGGGTCGCGGAAACCGCAGACCGGGTTGTCTACCTGACCGACGCCGTGGACACCACCAAGGCGCACTACTACAAGGTGCAGGCCCGCGGCGCCGACGGCCTGTCGCCGTCGTCGGCTGCAGCGGTATCCAGCCTGAGCACTGACGCACCGGCGCTGCCCGAGAATGGAGTGCTGTCGCTCGACCTCGGAAACGGCGCGACCGCTGCGGGGGCAGTGCGCATTGATGAGACGACGGCGTACACCACCGAGAATCGCGCCGGCTTCGTTGACGTGTCCCAGGTGAGCGCTACCGACCGCGGCGGTGAGAATGCCACGCGCTCCGACTTCGTGACGGTCGGGGACACCGAGCTGGTTGTCGATCTTCCGAACGGTAACTACACGGTTGACCTCATCGCCGGGGATGCCGAGGGTGCCACGGACATCGCGATCACTGCCGAGCAGATGGCCAAGGTGCAGCGCACCGCGAAGAACGCCGGCGAGTACCTGGAGATGGCATTCAACATCGCCATCGTGGACGGTCAGCTGAACCTCGAGTTCGCCGGTGCTGCCGCCAACCTCAACTCTCTGGTGATCACCCAGCAGACCCCGAAGGAGGCCGCCGCTACCCCTACCGCCTGGATCACGGGTGACTCCACGGTCCAGAGCTACACCGCGGACTACGTGCCGCAGGCCGGGTGGGGCCAGATGATCGAGCGCTACCTGTCCGACGACGTCACGGTCGAGAACAAGGCCATCGGCGGACGCAGCTCGAAGAACTTCATCAGCCAGGGACGCCTCGACGAGGTGCTGCTGAACATCAAGCCGGGCGACTACCTGTTCGCGCAGTTCGGCCATAACGACAACAGTTACGGCGTGGACGACCGCTGGGCTGCCCCCGGTGACTACTACGAGTACCTGCGTACGTTCGTGGACGGCGCGAAGCAGCGCGGTGCCACTCCCGTGATCGTCACTCCCGTTTCCCGCAGGTCGTTCAATGCCGAGACCGGCGAATTCAATGTCTCCTTCCCGGAGTATGTGGACGCTGCGAAGAAGCTCGCCGCCGAGACGGGCACGCCGCTGGTCGACCTGTCCGCATCGAGCCGTGCCTACCTGAACGAGATCGGACCGGAAGCGGCCAAGTCCGTGTTCCTGCACGTTCCGGCAGGCGTCTACGCGAACCGTCCCAACGGAACCGTTGACGACACCCACTTCCAGGAATACGGAGCCATCCAGCTCGCCCGCCTGGTCGCCACCGACGTCGCGAAGCTGGACATCCCGCTCGCCGCGGAGGTTGAATCGGTGGAGCCGCCGGCAGCGGTTCCCGCCGCACCCACCGGCCTGGTTGCCGGCAGTGTCTCCAACGCCGGTGCCCAGCTCACCTGGGACGCGGTGGAAGGTGCCGACATCTACAAGATCTTCAGCAAGAAGGCCGACGCCGGCGACGACGCCTACGCGCTCGTCACCACCTCCACACTGCCGCTGGCAGCAGTCGGCGGACTCGAGGAGGGCGCTTCCTACGACCTCCGCGTAGTGGCAGTGAACGGGCGGGGCGATTCCGCGCCGTCGGACGCTGTCCGGATCACCACCAAGGCGCCGCTGCACAAGTTCGACGTGCAGTTGCAGGGCAACCCGCTCATGCCCGGATACACAGAGGCACACCAGAACTCGCTCTACACCGAGGAGCTCGGCTGGGGCTGGCTCACGGGCGGAATGGGCGGCCGCGACCGCGGAATCAACTTTGATCCCGCGCCGACCGACCTTGAGCGCGACTTCCTGCTGCCCAGCCCGAGCCACGAGTTCGTGGTGGACGTTCCTAACGGCAGCTACGCCGTGAAGACGTACAACGGTGACTGGATCGGCACCAGCCGCTCCAACGTGCAGATTGAAGGGAAGGACTTCGGATCCTCGAACGCCGGCCGCGGCTCGGTGTCGCAGAAGATCAGCCAGCCGGTGCTCGTGACCGACGGCCAGATCAACCTGGTGATGACCGGCTCGTCCTCCCGCCTGAACGGCATCGAGATCACCCCGCTGCTCCTGGCGCCCACCGGACTGGCTGCCGACGATGTCGCTATCGACGGCAGCAGCGTGGCAGTCTCACTGAGCTGGACCGGGAACGACGACGCCGCGGGCTACCGTGTCTACCGCAAGTCAGCGGAGGCGTCGGAAGCTGAGGCGATTGGCGACGTCGACGGCGTGTCCTTCGTGGATACGACGGCAGACATCGGGCTTGAGTACACCTATACCGTTGTGGCCCTCGACGCAGCCGGAGCGGAATCCGTTCCCTCCAACGCCGTCGAGCTGACCACCGTGGATCCCGATGTTGCGAAGGCACCGGTTCCCACCGGACTGAACCTCGGCGAGGTCAACAAGAACGACGTCACCCTCAACTGGGAGGCTTCCGAGGGCGCCATTTTCTACCACGTCTTCCGTGCCGACCCCAACGCTGACGGCTCCATCGGAGAGATGAAGCTGATCGGCCGTGCCGATGGGACCACGTTCAAGGACACGGGCGTGCTCACCACCGTCGAGTACGTGTACGCGGTGGCAGCGGTCAACGCGGGCGGCGTGTCCGCCCAGTCCGAGACCGTCACCTCGCCGGCCGTTACCACGCTGGCCCGTCAGGCCGAGCGGCTGGACCGATCGCCGGTGGCGGTAGTGTCCGACGGCGGTGTGTACGTCGGGTGGCGCATGCTGGGCCTCGACCCGGAGGAAATTTCCTTCCACGTCTACCGGGACGGCAAGCGGATCACCACCGAACCTGTCACCGGAAGCACCAACCTGTTGGACACCGACGGAACGGGTGAGGCAACCTACCGCATCAGCACGGTGGTGAACGGCGTCGAACGCTGGGCGGGTGAAGAGTTCACCGTGTGGGATTCGCAGACCCTGGACGTACCGCTGGACAAGCCCGCCGACGGGGTGACCAAGGACGGCCAGCCGTACAGCTACCGCGCCAATGACGCCTCCATCGGCGACCTCGACGGCGACGGGCAGTACGAGATCGTGCTCAAGTGGGATCCGTCCAACTCGAAGGACAACTCGAGCGGCGGCTACACCGGCAACGTCTATGTAGACGCCTACGAGCTCGACGGAACACGCCTGTGGCGGATCGATCTCGGCAAGAACATCCGGGCCGGCGCGCACTACACGCAGTTCCAGGTCTTCGACCTCGACGGCAATGGAACCGCGGAGGTCACCATGAAGACCGCCGACGGCACCGTTGACGGTGCTGGCACGGTTATCGGCGATGCACGTGCCGACTACCGCAACTCGGGCGGCTACGTCCTGACCGGACCGGAGTTCGTCACGGTGTTCAACGGTGCAACCGGTGCCGCCGTCGACACCACCGACTACATCCCCGCAAGGGGCGACGTGGGAGCGTGGGGCGACACCTATGGCAACCGCGTCGACCGGTTCCTGGCTGGCGTTGCGTACCTCGACGGCGAGAAGCCGAGCGTTGTGTTCAGCCGCGGCTACTACACCCGCACCGTAATCGCTGCGTACGACTTCGACGGCACCGAGCTCACCTCGCGCTGGACCTTCGATTCCGACGACGCCGGCGACGAGTACCGCGGTCAGGGCAACCACCAGTTCTCCGTGGCCGACGTGGACAACGACCAGAAGGACGAGATCATCTTCGGGTCGATGACCATCGACGACGACGGCACCGCGCTGTACAACACGGGATTGGGTCACGGCGACGCGCTGCATGTATCCGACTTCGACCCGGCCCGCCCCGGACTCGAGGTATTCGCCGCACACGAGAACATCTCGGCGTCGGGCGGCAAGGGCGCAACGTACCGCGACGCCGCCACCGGCGAGGTCATCTGGTCCATCCCGGCAACCCGGGACACGGGCCGTGCCGCCATGGGTGACATCGATCCCCGGCATCCCGGTGCCGAGGGTTGGGCCGTGGGCGGGGACGCTGCCTGGAACTCACCCGTGGGCCAGCTCCGCGCAGCCAACGGCGACCTGATCGCTGAGCAGATTCCTGCGGCCAACTTCCTCACGTGGTGGGACGGTGACCTCCTGCGCGAGATCACCGACCACGAGTGGACTGAGACAACTCGCACCGGTGTTCCGACCATCTCGAAGTGGAACGTGGCGACCAACTCCTCGGACCTGCTGTACCGGGCCGAAGGAACGCTGACCGGCAACGACACCAAGGGCAACCCCGCCCTGCAGGCCGATCTGTTCGGCGACTGGCGCGAGGAGATCGTCACTCGCACCGACGACTCGACCGCACTGCGGATCGCGACCACCGTGAACGTGACCGAGCACCGGCTGCGCACCCTGCAGTCCGACCCGGTGTACCGCCTCGGCGTCGCTTGGCAGAACACCTCCTACAACCAGCCCCCGCACACCTCGTACTTCCTCGGCGAGGGCATGGAGAAGCCGAAGGCACCGAGCATCGTCTACACCGGCGAGGAGCCTGCTCAGGGTGAGCGCGTTGTCCCGCAGTTCACGCCGGACGCACCGGTGAAGGACAGCCTGACCGATGAGAATCAGATCGACCTCGGTCTCGCCGGGCAGAAGCTGCCGCGAGGGGCCTCCGAAGTCGTCCTGTCCAACCTGCCGGCCGACGAGTGGGTGCACGTATACCTCGGCTCCACCTCGTTGGGTTGGCACCTGGTGAACGACGGCGGCACCGTCACCGTCACGACACCGGAGGACACCCGCCCTGGTGACAACCGCGTGGCGGTGCTCACCGAGGACCGCGAGGTAGCCGAGCAAGCCACCCTCCTCGGATGGGACCGCCTGCAGGTGGTGGGCCCGGGACGCTAG